Proteins found in one Sorghum bicolor cultivar BTx623 chromosome 1, Sorghum_bicolor_NCBIv3, whole genome shotgun sequence genomic segment:
- the LOC8063384 gene encoding probable inactive receptor kinase At1g48480, producing the protein MRSPPPTPPPWRPRRLHSVVPVLLLVVAALAARGVGADDLASDARALLAFRDAVGRRLAWNASDVAGACSWTGVSCENGRVAVLRLPGATLSGSVPAGTLGNLTALHTLSLRLNGLSGALPADLASAAALRNIFLNGNRLSGGFPQAILALPGIVRLSLGGNDLSGPIPAELGNLTHLRVLLLENNHFSGEISDVKLPPLQQFNVSFNQLNGSIPASLRSQPRSAFLGTGLCGGPLGPCPGEVSPSPAPAGQTPSPTPVPSGSGGGGGGGASGDGTNGGSGGENGHKSKKLSVGAIAGIAIGSALGAALLLFLLVCLCRRSGGTRTRSLEMPPPAPAAAAVAGGRKPPEMTSGAAVAPLTTIGHPNAPIGQSTSGKKLVFFGTAAAVAPFDLEDLLRASAEVLGKGAFGTTYKAVLESGATVAVKRLKDVTLSEPEFRERISEVGELQHEFIVPLRAYYYSKDEKLLVYDFMPMGSLSAVLHGNRSSGRTPLNWDLRSSIALAAARGVEYIHSTSSMASHGNIKSSNILLGKSYQARVSDNGLNTLVGPSSSPSRTTGYRAPEVIDSRRVSQKADVYSFGVLLLELVTGKAPSQAALNDEGVDLPRWVQSVNRSEWGSEVFDMELTRHQTGEEPLAQLVLLAMDCVAQVPDARPSMAHVVMRIEEIKKSSGASNIEQVDDQSSKAESEVQTNPFAT; encoded by the exons ATgcggtcgccgccgccgacgccgccgccgtggcgGCCGCGGCGCCTCCATTCCGTGGTCCCCGTGCTCCTGCTCGTCGTCGCGGCGCTGGCGGCGCGGGGCGTGGGGGCCGACGACCTCGCGAGCGACGCGCGGGCGCTCCTGGCGTTCCGTGACGCCGTGGGGCGGCGCCTGGCGTGGAACGCCTCGGACGTCGCgggcgcgtgctcgtggacgggggtcTCCTGCGAGAACGGCCGCGTGGCGGTGCTGCGGCTCCCCGGGGCCACGCTCTCGGGGTCCGTCCCCGCGGGGACGCTCGGGAACCTGACGGCGCTCCACACGCTCAGCCTCCGCCTCAACGGGCTATCCGGCGCGCTCCCGGCCGACCTCGCCTCTGCCGCCGCGCTGCGGAACATCTTCCTCAACGGGAACAGGCTGTCTGGCGGGTTCCCGCAGGCGATTCTCGCGCTCCCGGGGATCGTCAGGCTCTCGCTCGGCGGGAACGACCTGTCGGGGCCCATCCCGGCGGAGCTCGGCAACCTCACGCACCTCAGGGTCCTGCTCCTTGAGAATAATCACTTTTCCGGCGAGATTTCGGATGTGAAGCTACCGCCGCTGCAGCAGTTCAATGTCTCGTTCAACCAGCTGAACGGATCCATCCCGGCCTCTCTTCGGTCGCAGCCGCGCTCCGCGTTCCTGGGGACGGGCTTGTGCGGCGGACCCTTGGGGCCTTGCCCTGGTGAGGTTTCCCCTTCCCCTGCTCCAGCGGGGCAGACACCGTCGCCGACGCCTGTTCCCAGTGGcagtggcggtggtggtggcggcggcgccagTGGCGACGGCACCAACGGTGGAAGCGGGGGAGAAAATGGCCATAAGAGCAAGAAGCTCTCcgttggcgccattgccggaatcGCTATAGGCTCTGCCTTGGGCGCCGCacttctcctcttcctcctcgtctGCCTTTGTCGCAGGTCGGGGGGCACCAGGACGCGTTCTCTGGAGATGCCGCCTCCTGCTCCAgcggctgctgctgttgctggcgGCAGGAAACCTCCCGAGATGACCAGCGGCGCTGCTGTAGCGCCGTTGACCACAATAGGCCACCCCAACGCTCCTATCGGCCAGTCGACGTCCGGTAAGAAGCTGGTCTTCTTTGGGACAGCGGCCGCTGTGGCACCTTTCGACCTGGAGGACCTGCTGCGCGCGTCGGCTGAGGTGCTCGGAAAAGGAGCGTTCGGGACGACATACAAGGCAGTGCTCGAGTCTGGGGCAACTGTGGCCGTGAAGCGCCTCAAGGACGTTACTCTGTCTGAACCTGAGTTCCGTGAACGCATTTCTGAGGTTGGCGAGCTTCAGCACGAGTTCATTGTGCCACTCCGTGCTTACTACTACAGCAAAGATGAAAAACTACTTGTTTACGACTTCATGCCCATGGGGAGCCTCTCTGCAGTCCTGCACG GCAACAGAAGTTCTGGCCGGACACCACTTAACTGGGATTTAAGGTCAAGCATTGCCCTAGCTGCAGCCCGTGGTGTTGAGTACATTCACTCAACGAGCTCAATGGCTTCCCACGGTAACATCAAGTCATCCAATATCCTCCTGGGCAAATCATATCAAGCACGTGTATCAGACAATGGCCTTAACACTCTTGTTGGTCCATCATCTTCACCGTCTCGCACCACTGGATATCGAGCACCTGAGGTTATTGATTCTCGGAGGGTTTCCCAGAAGGCAGACGTGTACAGCTTTGGTGTTCTGTTGCTTGAGCTGGTCACAGGCAAGGCTCCCAGCCAGGCTGCTCTCAACGACGAGGGCGTCGACCTGCCCAGATGGGTGCAGTCAGTTAATCGCTCTGAGTGGGGTTCAGAGGTGTTTGATATGGAGCTGACGAGACATCAGACTGGCGAGGAACCGTTGGCTCAGCTCGTGCTGCTTGCTATGGACTGCGTAGCACAGGTCCCAGATGCCCGGCCATCAATGGCTCATGTTGTTATGCGGATAGAGGAGATCAAGAAGTCAAGCGGGGCCTCAAACATCGAACAAGTTGATGATCAATCTTCCAAGGCTGAATCTGAGGTGCAGACCAATCCGTTTGCTACCTGA